Proteins co-encoded in one Brassica rapa cultivar Chiifu-401-42 chromosome A02, CAAS_Brap_v3.01, whole genome shotgun sequence genomic window:
- the LOC103850301 gene encoding enhancer of rudimentary homolog, whose product MASNHNGRHTIILLQNSPSRATRTFMDYDSIGQAMDGICGLYERKLKEINPSLRNLSYDIADLYNFMDGFADMSALVYEHSMHAYLPYDRQWIKQKAFSHLKRLANGGR is encoded by the exons ATG GCTAGTAACCATAACGGTAGGCACACGATCATCTTGCTGCAAAACTCTCCAAGCAGAGCTACGAGGACGTTTATGGACTACGATTCTATAGGCCAAGCTATGGATG GTATTTGCGGCTTGTACGAAAGGAAGTTGAAGGAGATTAATCCATCTCTCAGGAATCTTAGCTATGACATTGCTGATCTTTACAACTTTATGGATGGTTTTGCTGACATGAGCGCTTTGGT GTATGAACACTCGATGCATGCGTATCTGCCATATGACAGGCAGTGGATTAAGCAGAAGGCGTTCAGCCATCTCAAGAGACTTGCCAATGGAGGCAGATGA
- the LOC103850296 gene encoding probable folate-biopterin transporter 6, protein METLETEKPLLKPISDHSVDMTRHHGRNGVVSILLQPFQWLQMLSSRLNPSFVVGVVLVYGLNQGFSGSIFKVVTDYYWKDVQQVEPSVVQLYMGLYYIPWVMRPIWGLFTDVFPIRGYKRKPYFVVAGVLGVVSAVALVVFGKVPAALALSCLLGVSAAMAIAEVVIDACIATNSINIRSLAPDIQSLCMVCSSAGALVGYATSGVFVHRLGPQGALGVLALPPATIIILGIFFYEKRSSTVLLQKNKKDADGLGVAVKGMFKTIKYPQVWKPSLYMFISLALNISTHEGYFYWYTDPKAGPAFSQEFVGIIYAIGALASMFGVLIYHKKLKGYSFRNILFFAQLLYALSGMLDLVFIKRWNILLGIPDSFFVITEESFSRIISKIRWIPMIVLSTRLCPLGIEGTFFAFLMCIDSFGQLASKWSGGFVLHAFGVTRHEFGNLWLVILLRNVMRFATLCFVFLVPDSDHLDDLVPSEMLPKNQSEDADDDIKLLLL, encoded by the exons ATGGAGACACTAGAAACTGAGAAGCCTCTGCTGAAACCAATTTCAGATCATTCTGTGGACATGACAAGGCATCATGGAAGAAACGGTGTCGTTTCTATTCTGCTTCAGCCATTCCAGTGGCTGCAAATGCTGTCTTCTAGGCTAAACCCGAGCTTTGTTGTAGGCGTGGTCCTTGTGTACGGCCTAAACCAAGGCTTCTCAGGTTCGATATTCAAAGTCGTCACGGACTATTACTGGAAAGATGTACAGCAAGTGGAGCCGTCGGTTGTGCAGCTTTACATGGGATTGTATTACATCCCCTGGGTCATGAGACCCATCTGGGGTCTCTTCACCGATGTTTTCCCCATCAGAGGGTACAAAAGAAAGCCTTACTTTGTGGTGGCTGGTGTTCTCGGTGTGGTCTCTGCGGTTGCACTTGTGGTTTTTGGTAAGGTGCCAGCTGCTTTGGCTTTGAGCTGCCTCTTAGGTGTCTCTGCGGCTATGGCCATTGCAGAGGTGGTGATTGATGCGTGTATAGCGACAAACAGCATTAATATCCGGTCTTTGGCTCCTGATATACAGAGTCTCTGTATGGTTTGTTCGTCTGCTGGTGCTTTGGTGGGTTACGCTACTAGTGGAGTCTTTGTTCACAGGCTTGGACCTCAG GGAGCATTAGGGGTATTAGCATTGCCACCTGCAACGATTATCATACTTGGGATTTTCTTCTACGAGAAAAGATCTTCTACTGTCCTTTTACAGAAAAACAAAAAG GACGCAGATGGCTTAGGAGTAGCGGTGAAAGGAATGTTCAAAACAATAAAGTACCCTCAAGTATGGAAGCCATCACTTTACATGTTCATTTCGTTAGCTCTCAATATCAGTACTCATGAAGGCTACTTTTACTGGTACACTGATCCTAAAGCTGGTCCCGCCTTCTCCCAG GAGTTTGTGGGCATAATCTACGCGATAGGAGCATTAGCATCGATGTTTGGAGTTCTCATATACCACAAGAAGCTCAAAGGCTATTCCTTCAGGAACATACTCTTCTTTGCACAACTCCTCTACGCCTTATCAGGAATGCTCGACCTCGTCTTCATCAAACGCTGGAACATTCTCCTTGGGATACCAGATTCCTTCTTTGTGATAACAGAAGAATCTTTCTCGAGGATCATAAGCAAGATCAGGTGGATCCCTATGATCGTTCTCAGCACGAGGCTTTGTCCTCTGGGAATCGAAGGCACTTTCTTTGCCTTCCTCATGTGCATTGATAGTTTCGGACAGCTTGCTTCCAAGTGGAGCGGAGGGTTCGTTCTCCACGCTTTTGGTGTCACCAGACACGAGTTTGGGAACCTCTGGCTCGTGATTCTTCTCAGGAATGTCATGAGATTCGCTACGCTGTGCTTCGTTTTCCTCGTTCCGGATTCTGATCATTTGGATGATCTCGTTCCCTCTGAAATGTTGCCAAAGAACCAATCAGAAGATGCTGATGATGATATTAAACTCTTGCTTCTGTAA